In a single window of the Flavivirga spongiicola genome:
- a CDS encoding type II toxin-antitoxin system ParD family antitoxin: MSTIRKTITFTEKQDKWIKSRITIGEFTNDSEYLRDLVRRDQAKNAKFSALKGAITEGMESGVSDKSVPDIMKEVEDRMRADGRL, from the coding sequence ATGTCTACGATTAGAAAAACAATAACATTTACAGAAAAACAAGATAAGTGGATAAAATCACGAATTACAATAGGAGAATTTACTAATGATAGTGAATACCTTCGTGATTTAGTAAGACGTGACCAAGCAAAAAATGCCAAATTTTCAGCACTCAAAGGAGCTATAACTGAAGGCATGGAAAGTGGTGTTAGTGATAAATCCGTTCCAGATATCATGAAGGAAGTTGAAGACCGTATGCGGGCAGATGGGCGTTTATAA
- a CDS encoding type II toxin-antitoxin system RelE/ParE family toxin, translating to MGVYKVSRSAEIDLAKMYEYGIETFGLKQAQTYLSGMHTLFQILADNTTLGRDASEFVLSLKRFSYKSHTIFYLSTDIDILIVRVLNQSMDYENNL from the coding sequence ATGGGCGTTTATAAAGTATCAAGAAGTGCCGAAATTGATCTTGCCAAAATGTATGAGTACGGCATTGAAACATTTGGATTAAAACAAGCCCAAACATATTTATCAGGAATGCACACACTATTTCAAATTTTAGCTGATAATACTACTTTAGGACGTGATGCGTCAGAATTTGTTCTGTCATTAAAAAGATTTTCGTATAAATCACATACTATTTTTTATTTGTCTACAGATATTGATATTTTAATTGTTCGTGTATTAAATCAAAGTATGGATTATGAAAATAATCTATAA